In one window of Armatimonadota bacterium DNA:
- a CDS encoding MerR family transcriptional regulator codes for MANRAEGKKKGLTPIDVNDLMHGLQLGIGQAATLCGVSVRQLSYWTDKGIIQPVDEDRSRTYDYAAVEKVCLIKQSLDQGYSLEGAVQEADAFLKRRDEEQHRVEQLSEADLEQLILQRANQLQQLAERIRREIRTYRVSGDLGKVAGSLSGVERLIAFFEANPYTVSTARQIALRLGREVTEVEHELDLLEQKKFIQKISYPGSDVYRYIPQRRH; via the coding sequence ATGGCTAACCGCGCTGAAGGAAAGAAAAAGGGCCTGACACCGATTGACGTCAACGACCTGATGCACGGTCTTCAGTTGGGCATTGGGCAAGCGGCCACACTGTGCGGCGTGAGCGTCCGCCAATTGTCTTATTGGACCGACAAGGGCATCATCCAGCCCGTGGATGAGGACCGGAGTCGCACCTACGATTACGCGGCCGTCGAGAAGGTGTGCCTCATCAAGCAAAGCCTCGATCAAGGCTACAGCCTGGAGGGCGCGGTGCAGGAAGCCGACGCCTTTCTCAAGCGCCGCGATGAGGAGCAGCACCGCGTCGAGCAACTCTCCGAAGCCGATCTGGAGCAGCTCATTCTCCAGCGCGCCAACCAGCTCCAGCAGTTGGCCGAGCGCATTCGCAGGGAAATCCGCACTTATCGGGTAAGCGGCGATCTGGGCAAAGTCGCCGGGTCCCTCAGCGGCGTCGAGCGTCTTATCGCATTCTTCGAGGCCAACCCGTACACCGTGAGCACGGCACGCCAGATCGCCTTGCGCCTGGGTCGTGAAGTAACGGAGGTCGAGCACGAGCTCGACCTCTTGGAGCAGAAGAAGTTCATACAGAAGATCAGCTATCCCGGATCAGATGTCTATCGCTACATCCCGCAGCGCCGGCACTAG
- a CDS encoding zf-HC2 domain-containing protein translates to MNPLRRWFECRFVRGAIHAYLDGEAPRAGARIEAHLAQCAHCRALAQALRAQSRAIESLSAEEEPSAGFVNRVMERVATAESVRAPIVRRQWTPAVAAVATAAAVIVIALTMWALFPRPTPSVVEPASRTPKIAREEDAPRQALVQAPPAVPAPTADRTVTRKPAPTGTPRRIAAERPAPAQEHRDLGRAYEDEGQLDEALEEYVTARDEGGSQMARLDVARVYEKTGHTAEAVDELIQVAFAEVDETTWEALSVD, encoded by the coding sequence GTGAACCCGCTGCGGCGCTGGTTTGAGTGCCGCTTCGTGCGCGGTGCTATACATGCCTACCTCGACGGCGAGGCGCCGCGCGCCGGCGCGCGCATCGAGGCGCACCTGGCGCAGTGCGCGCACTGCCGGGCGCTGGCGCAGGCGCTCCGCGCGCAGTCGCGCGCCATCGAATCCCTCTCGGCGGAGGAGGAGCCGTCGGCGGGCTTCGTTAACCGCGTGATGGAGCGAGTTGCGACGGCGGAGAGTGTACGCGCCCCCATCGTCCGGCGGCAATGGACGCCGGCAGTCGCCGCAGTCGCCACGGCTGCGGCCGTCATCGTCATCGCATTGACCATGTGGGCTCTTTTCCCCAGGCCCACGCCGTCGGTAGTTGAGCCAGCCAGTCGTACGCCGAAGATAGCGCGGGAGGAAGATGCACCCCGGCAAGCGCTCGTTCAGGCGCCGCCGGCCGTGCCTGCCCCGACTGCGGACAGGACCGTCACGCGCAAGCCCGCGCCGACCGGCACTCCGCGGCGAATCGCGGCCGAACGGCCTGCGCCAGCGCAGGAGCACCGCGATCTAGGTCGTGCCTACGAGGATGAGGGGCAACTTGACGAGGCCCTCGAGGAGTACGTGACCGCGCGCGACGAAGGTGGCTCGCAGATGGCGCGCCTGGACGTCGCCCGCGTGTACGAGAAGACGGGTCACACAGCGGAGGCGGTGGACGAACTCATCCAAGTGGCCTTCGCGGAAGTGGATGAAACGACGTGGGAAGCGCTGAGCGTGGATTGA